A portion of the Flavobacterium limnophilum genome contains these proteins:
- the recJ gene encoding single-stranded-DNA-specific exonuclease RecJ — protein sequence MRWTIKPKPSEEKVKLLAETLNVEEFVATLLVQRGIETFEQARQFFRPTLEDLHNPYLMKDMDKAVERIELAIENGENILVFGDYDVDGTTAVSLVSSYLKTYYPNVATYIPDRYDEGYGVSFKGIDYADDNVFSLIIALDCGIKSIDHVAYAKERNIDFIICDHHRPGEFLPKAVAVLDPKRDDCNYPYDELCGCGIGFKLIQALGENRNQTIEDLTSYLDLVATAIAADIVPMTGENRVLAYFGLQVINSDPRPGFKALTHQIKKKTLDITDVVFIIAPRINAAGRIKHGNHAVELLTEFDFEQAQQFASEIEAYNSERKDLDKQITKEALSQIVENNEEKRFTSVVFQEDWHKGVIGIVASRLIETYYRPTLVFTKSGNKYAASARSVKGFDVYNALEACSEHLEQFGGHMYAAGMTLLEENYLAFKNAFEKVVEETIHPDMLTPEILIDAEINLTDITPKLIRILKQFEPFGPQNMTPVFLTKNVKDTGYAQKLGADEEHLKLFVRQNSSEGMAAIGFGLGNKMELTTNKKPFEAVYCIDENEWNGKTSVQLRLKDIK from the coding sequence AACACTTCTGGTGCAACGCGGCATTGAAACTTTCGAACAAGCCAGACAATTTTTCCGTCCCACTTTAGAAGATCTGCATAATCCATATTTGATGAAGGATATGGATAAAGCGGTTGAACGCATAGAATTGGCGATTGAAAACGGTGAAAATATTCTCGTTTTTGGCGATTATGACGTGGATGGAACAACGGCAGTTTCCTTGGTTTCGTCTTATTTGAAAACCTATTATCCTAATGTTGCCACTTATATTCCAGACCGTTATGACGAAGGTTACGGTGTTTCTTTCAAAGGAATTGATTATGCCGACGACAATGTTTTTTCGCTAATTATTGCCTTGGATTGTGGTATAAAATCGATTGATCACGTGGCTTACGCCAAAGAGAGAAACATCGATTTCATTATTTGTGATCACCATAGACCGGGTGAATTTTTGCCAAAAGCAGTGGCGGTTTTAGATCCAAAGCGTGACGATTGTAATTATCCGTATGATGAATTATGCGGCTGCGGAATTGGTTTTAAATTGATTCAGGCATTGGGCGAAAACCGAAATCAAACCATCGAAGATTTGACTTCGTATCTGGATTTGGTGGCGACAGCTATTGCAGCGGATATTGTTCCGATGACGGGTGAAAATCGGGTTTTGGCTTATTTTGGTTTGCAGGTCATCAACTCCGACCCGAGACCGGGATTCAAGGCTTTGACACATCAAATAAAAAAGAAAACCTTGGATATTACCGACGTGGTTTTTATCATCGCACCCAGAATTAATGCGGCAGGACGAATCAAACACGGAAATCACGCCGTGGAATTGTTGACGGAATTCGATTTTGAGCAAGCCCAACAATTTGCCTCGGAAATTGAAGCTTATAATTCCGAAAGAAAAGATTTGGACAAACAAATTACCAAAGAAGCACTTAGCCAGATTGTAGAGAATAATGAAGAAAAACGTTTTACATCGGTCGTTTTTCAAGAAGATTGGCACAAAGGCGTGATTGGAATCGTGGCTTCGCGATTGATAGAAACCTATTATCGTCCGACCTTGGTTTTTACCAAAAGCGGCAATAAATATGCGGCTTCGGCACGCTCTGTAAAAGGTTTTGATGTCTATAATGCCTTGGAAGCTTGTTCCGAACATTTGGAACAATTTGGCGGACATATGTATGCTGCTGGAATGACTTTGTTGGAAGAAAATTATCTGGCTTTCAAAAATGCTTTCGAAAAAGTGGTCGAAGAAACCATTCATCCCGATATGTTGACGCCGGAAATTTTGATTGATGCCGAAATCAACTTAACGGACATCACTCCAAAACTCATCCGGATTTTGAAACAATTCGAACCTTTTGGGCCACAAAATATGACGCCTGTTTTTCTGACCAAAAATGTGAAAGACACGGGTTATGCCCAAAAATTGGGAGCTGATGAAGAACATTTAAAACTATTTGTACGTCAAAATAGTTCCGAAGGAATGGCGGCCATTGGTTTTGGATTAGGAAATAAAATGGAATTGACAACGAATAAAAAACCGTTCGAAGCAGTGTATTGCATAGACGAGAACGAATGGAATGGTAAAACTTCCGTTCAATTGCGATTGAAAGATATTAAATAG
- a CDS encoding MFS transporter: MKKKDPYAALRYKEFNMFLLMRFAMVFAWSMQFIIIEWEVYSLTKSALSLGMIGLMEVIPAIGMALFAGHIVDQKEKKGMLLKCILGFSIISFGLFLLTWPRIVSDFSTNTILYSIYFLVFLGGLVRAFLGPTIFSLMSLIVPKKAYPNAATWSSSVWQIGSVVGPAVAGFSITWIGVHWSMCTIFACSIFALLILTQISTKPILNPKIGEPIMESLKEGIKFVYTNKSVLGALTLDMVAVLFGGAVALLPIFAQDILKVGPEGFGILRAAPAVGALLTMFVSAHLPFYKNAGIKLLAAIFGFGVCIIVFGLSTWFWLSVFALFMSGVTDGISVVIRQTILQLKTPDSMRGRVAAVNSIFVGSSNELGAFESGLTAKLMGTVSAVVFGGTMTLIIVVFTGIKLPGFRNLDLQKDLEEHENHK, encoded by the coding sequence ATGAAGAAGAAAGATCCTTACGCAGCCCTGCGTTATAAAGAATTCAATATGTTTTTGTTGATGCGATTTGCCATGGTTTTTGCCTGGTCGATGCAATTTATCATTATCGAATGGGAGGTGTATAGTTTGACCAAAAGTGCGCTTTCGTTAGGAATGATTGGATTAATGGAAGTGATTCCGGCGATAGGAATGGCTTTGTTCGCCGGACATATTGTCGATCAAAAGGAAAAAAAAGGAATGCTTCTTAAATGTATTTTGGGATTTTCAATTATTAGTTTTGGCTTGTTTTTATTGACCTGGCCAAGAATTGTAAGTGATTTTTCGACCAACACCATTTTGTATTCCATATACTTTTTGGTCTTTTTAGGAGGATTGGTTCGTGCTTTTTTGGGACCCACCATCTTTTCGTTGATGTCTTTGATTGTTCCTAAAAAAGCCTATCCCAATGCAGCCACTTGGAGTAGTTCGGTTTGGCAAATAGGTTCGGTTGTAGGGCCTGCCGTTGCCGGATTTTCGATTACTTGGATAGGAGTACATTGGTCTATGTGTACTATTTTTGCCTGTTCTATTTTCGCATTGTTGATATTGACACAAATTTCAACCAAGCCTATTTTAAACCCAAAAATTGGTGAACCGATAATGGAAAGTTTGAAGGAAGGAATAAAATTCGTTTATACCAATAAATCTGTTTTGGGAGCTTTAACGCTGGATATGGTGGCAGTTCTTTTTGGTGGAGCCGTGGCACTTTTGCCCATTTTTGCCCAAGATATTTTGAAAGTTGGGCCGGAAGGTTTCGGAATTTTGAGAGCAGCTCCAGCCGTTGGTGCTTTGTTGACGATGTTTGTTTCGGCACATTTGCCTTTTTACAAAAATGCGGGAATCAAGCTTTTGGCGGCTATTTTTGGATTTGGTGTTTGTATTATTGTTTTTGGACTTTCCACTTGGTTTTGGCTATCGGTCTTTGCCTTATTTATGAGCGGTGTTACCGATGGAATTTCGGTGGTGATTCGTCAAACCATTTTGCAACTCAAAACTCCAGACTCAATGCGAGGTCGTGTGGCTGCGGTAAATTCCATATTTGTTGGTTCATCAAATGAATTAGGAGCTTTCGAAAGTGGATTGACGGCCAAATTGATGGGAACGGTTTCTGCAGTTGTTTTTGGCGGAACTATGACTCTCATAATCGTTGTTTTCACTGGAATTAAATTACCGGGTTTTAGAAACTTGGATTTGCAAAAAGATTTGGAAGAACACGAAAATCACAAATAA
- a CDS encoding DUF2062 domain-containing protein, producing the protein MKQKLNSLKDKTTALLKQGLMPKELIQSIIVSGLISIIPILGVSTFMITTVSLKRKLNFPVMISLSYLMWPVQILMIIPFIRVGEFIFSVPRNRHTVEEIISSFQSSFFQTLSQLSFELLCGLGGWLLTAVPTAVVVYWVSLLYLRERKTL; encoded by the coding sequence TTGAAACAGAAATTAAATTCGTTAAAAGATAAAACGACCGCTCTTTTGAAGCAAGGTTTAATGCCAAAGGAACTGATTCAGAGCATTATTGTGTCGGGATTAATTTCGATCATTCCGATTCTTGGCGTGAGCACTTTTATGATTACCACTGTTTCGCTGAAGCGAAAATTGAATTTTCCAGTAATGATTTCGCTAAGTTATTTGATGTGGCCTGTGCAAATTTTGATGATAATTCCTTTTATTCGAGTGGGAGAATTTATTTTTTCCGTTCCTCGAAATCGTCACACGGTCGAAGAAATTATCAGTTCCTTTCAAAGCAGTTTTTTTCAAACCCTGAGCCAACTTTCATTTGAATTGTTGTGTGGTTTGGGCGGTTGGTTACTGACGGCTGTTCCTACTGCTGTAGTAGTTTATTGGGTGTCGCTTTTGTATTTGAGAGAGAGAAAAACGCTGTGA
- a CDS encoding UDP-2,3-diacylglucosamine diphosphatase has protein sequence MQITPNKKIYFASDQHFGAPTPELSFPREQKFVAWLDEVKKDAEAIFLLGDLFDFWFEYKTVVPKGFVRVLGKLAEIRDSGIPIYFFVGNHDLWMDDYLEKELNIPVYHDNQEYTFNGKTFLIGHGDGKGPGDKGYKRMKKVFTHPVSKWLYRWLHPDIGMKLAQYLSVKNKLISGDEDVKFLGEENEWLILYSKRKLETKHYNYLVFGHRHLPMIVAVGENSNYVNLGDWITYFTYGVFDGETFEVKKFE, from the coding sequence ATGCAAATCACGCCCAACAAAAAAATATATTTCGCCTCCGACCAGCATTTTGGCGCACCAACCCCTGAATTGAGTTTTCCCAGAGAACAAAAATTCGTCGCTTGGCTCGACGAAGTCAAAAAAGATGCGGAAGCTATTTTTCTACTGGGCGATTTATTCGATTTCTGGTTCGAATACAAAACCGTTGTTCCTAAAGGTTTCGTGCGAGTTTTGGGCAAATTGGCCGAAATTCGCGACAGCGGAATTCCCATTTATTTCTTTGTAGGCAACCACGATTTATGGATGGACGATTATCTCGAAAAAGAACTGAACATTCCCGTATATCACGACAACCAAGAATATACTTTCAACGGAAAAACCTTCCTCATTGGTCACGGCGACGGAAAAGGTCCGGGTGATAAAGGCTACAAACGAATGAAAAAAGTATTCACGCATCCAGTCTCCAAATGGCTTTATCGTTGGCTTCATCCTGATATTGGAATGAAACTGGCGCAATATCTTTCCGTAAAAAACAAGTTGATTTCCGGTGATGAAGACGTGAAATTCCTGGGCGAAGAAAACGAATGGCTGATTTTGTATTCCAAAAGAAAACTGGAAACCAAGCATTACAATTACCTTGTTTTTGGCCATCGTCATTTACCAATGATCGTTGCTGTTGGCGAGAATTCCAATTACGTGAATCTAGGAGATTGGATCACTTATTTTACTTATGGTGTTTTTGATGGAGAAACTTTTGAGGTGAAGAAGTTTGAGTAA
- a CDS encoding 6-pyruvoyl trahydropterin synthase family protein yields MSKIRITKQFGFETGHALYGYDGKCKNVHGHSYKLSVTVIGTPITDRNNSKFGMVIDFTDLKKIVKEEIVDQFDHASVFNGTTPHIELAKELKSRGHHVILVDYQPTSENMVVDFSKRIISRLPENINLFSLKLQETESSFAEWFASDNL; encoded by the coding sequence ATGAGCAAAATCAGGATTACAAAGCAGTTTGGTTTCGAAACCGGTCACGCCCTTTACGGTTACGACGGAAAGTGCAAAAATGTGCATGGACACAGTTATAAATTGTCGGTTACCGTAATTGGAACGCCCATAACAGACCGCAACAACTCAAAATTTGGAATGGTTATCGATTTTACCGATTTGAAAAAAATCGTGAAAGAGGAAATTGTCGACCAGTTTGACCATGCCTCGGTTTTCAACGGAACTACACCTCATATCGAATTGGCCAAAGAATTAAAATCGCGCGGTCACCACGTAATTTTGGTAGATTACCAGCCTACGAGCGAAAACATGGTAGTCGATTTTTCGAAAAGAATCATCAGTAGATTACCCGAAAACATCAATCTTTTTTCCTTGAAATTACAAGAAACCGAATCTTCGTTTGCCGAATGGTTTGCAAGCGATAATTTGTAA
- a CDS encoding enoyl-CoA hydratase/isomerase family protein, translating to MTTQNPNGLLITTIENKIATLEFGHPASNSFPSDLLNRLTNELNKLSNNNLASVIVLKSSGSGAFCAGASFDELLAVSNLDEATKFFSGFANVLNAMRNCSKIIIGRIHGKAVGGGVGIAAACDYALATNESAIKLSELAIGIGPFVIEPAVTRKIGKSATTEMTLDTEWKTAAWANQKGLYAKVFKTSAELDIEIAAFANKLAGFNPEALTEIKKTLWEGTENWNTLLYERAEISGKLVLSDFSKKALSQFKK from the coding sequence ATGACAACTCAAAACCCAAACGGCTTACTAATCACCACAATCGAAAACAAAATCGCGACCCTAGAATTTGGGCATCCTGCGAGCAATTCTTTTCCGAGTGATTTATTAAACCGATTGACGAATGAACTCAACAAACTAAGTAACAACAATTTAGCTTCGGTTATTGTTTTAAAAAGCAGTGGTTCGGGAGCATTTTGTGCCGGAGCTTCTTTTGACGAACTTTTGGCAGTTTCAAATTTAGACGAAGCCACAAAATTCTTTTCCGGATTTGCCAATGTATTGAATGCAATGCGCAATTGTTCGAAAATAATCATCGGAAGAATTCACGGAAAAGCAGTTGGTGGCGGAGTAGGTATTGCAGCCGCTTGCGATTATGCTTTGGCGACGAATGAAAGTGCCATAAAACTGTCGGAATTGGCAATTGGAATTGGTCCTTTTGTAATAGAACCTGCCGTAACCCGAAAAATAGGAAAAAGTGCCACGACCGAAATGACTTTGGACACGGAATGGAAAACGGCAGCTTGGGCAAACCAAAAAGGATTGTACGCCAAAGTATTTAAAACTTCAGCCGAATTGGATATAGAAATTGCGGCTTTCGCCAACAAACTGGCCGGTTTCAATCCCGAGGCATTAACCGAAATAAAAAAAACACTTTGGGAAGGAACCGAAAACTGGAACACTTTGCTTTACGAAAGAGCCGAAATTTCAGGAAAATTAGTGCTTTCGGATTTCTCGAAAAAAGCATTGTCCCAATTTAAAAAATAA